Proteins from a single region of Crassaminicella profunda:
- a CDS encoding S-layer homology domain-containing protein — protein sequence MKKRNIKSYMSFIMILAMIFTSIGANFINPYVVNAEENNTEVTAKITVVGKYNEVLFSPQEITVSNAVYASDILKATGLDVKESDAGFVTSIDNLESGAADNTYNMYSGWMYTINDEQPNDVPSKVKIKEGDKIFFYYVKDHNDEFPGWKDFVNVHVRVENQNNTILENTQATVLKGKSILGAIKEALDEKEITSDMDMSGIINKINEIDLSAEGFLWGYTVNDDLNKSKILNKDFDSACLDVAINTGDEIVVYPTDMATIGYAKIETDKTEVSEGQSFIATVSKDDLTMTGTYQFAQGVKVHFDGEEYITNENGQALITPEKAGEYEIYADGEGIVKTDKKKIIVKEEVKNEGSKIRVRVEGINEHLDEAVEVNGTALDALKKAEANVITDQYGMVTTIRGESGIKGVAENTNTGWKYYVIRDGEIDEQALSSGAGSYNVKDGDEVIFYIGAYDATTWADKTYFPQISIEPIKPTAGQAVTLRISSKKYDWSEGLVDLDKDKIKKIGNYTVEINGKAYTSIFGQVTIPNIPEGTVDYIITNNSDNEYPDVVTYRNSIEVSKAVDAQVRVRVEGINKHLDETVEVNGTALDAVKKAAGENVVENGGLITSILGESGKLGIVENINTDWKYYVIRDGEIDEQALSSGAGSYNVKDGDEVIFYIGAYDAITWADKTYFPQISIEPVKPTAGQSMTLKINSKKYDWSKGLVDLDKDEIKEIGEYTVEVNGKAYTSVSGQVIIPNLPEGVVNYIVKNKNDNDNGYLDVVTYRGIIEENKLNKKIKILLDFNILAVGNTLNITAQVLDQDNKELKDETIKWYTSNSEIATIDQDKGIVKGIKEGKVTITAKLASDENITASIDVIVAVQKKNEEKIKEVVKGLKVHYGKKDIFTFREAIGYKATSNNVEDIKLIGDKFKVKSGSQPTDYAGNIIGLLAADKNPRSFENNDYVNELIHALKQEISKGQLISTQVAWGIIGLDMAKEKDEVESAVKKLMTLQNTDGSFGDIDRTAMCMMALGNHKDIEGVINSIDKAKKYIENNKEKILNSSNECTISAVIQGLIAVGENPLASKWTVDGKTMLSSLLKLKNGDTFGNDLATEQCFTALADLYKKESMYTDAKISNEGYDKLFIPVKNDNTGRGDIQEGDKAYISIIGYQNKSIISKSAIDLEKGDNALAVAKRILKNNNIPFDATSSYFKMIENEDNREKAHKKALSGWLYRINGNYKKYENTASSDADVSNGDYIEWRYSLDAGYDIGWETDPNKYGGLGDAKTAIEKAIEDVKNILNDQNASESEISKAVKDVTSKITEKADTITSQAEAKEFINDLKENASMMDKAAECIKTDQGAKDLANESVSVINSLLKASEKLNEDNERKNVAKVTAENMKTTLKVMNKVKDIDDVRKIAKNMIEVAGKIMDKIGKNNSNAIKEKIVEIAKTSVDLAGAHKVEKKALKTEGQKVVAKVDANKIENLAKETTKTIEEMNEKLKKNIEETKIFEKKLAIEISDVHKEEIEANLPSNLVEVIKENNIEKVAIKTEIASFDITPNTFGEKAENREISLSAKKIDRNDLPALTRHKIPEDSLIVDLNAKLGQEKVSNFEEPITITIPYEGKVEEGKEIKVFYLKDDGRIESIGGEYDSATKAITFAITHFSKYFAKKVDKEMTKTFTDLKNYDWAKEAIEAMASKGFISGRKSGIFDPSANITRAEFATLIAKMLEYKGKDEIPFRDVDKEKWYYDAVSIAYKNGLINGRTDTVFDPEGNITRQEMAVIISKVLEKKDYEKANIKSLNKFKDKDDISPWARDGVSLCVKAEIINGMGENNFTPTQNANRAQAAVMIYKLYDLVQE from the coding sequence GTGAAAAAAAGAAATATTAAATCATACATGTCTTTTATCATGATATTAGCAATGATTTTTACAAGTATAGGAGCTAATTTTATAAATCCTTATGTGGTAAATGCAGAAGAAAATAATACCGAAGTTACTGCAAAGATTACTGTAGTTGGAAAATATAATGAGGTTTTATTTTCGCCACAAGAAATTACTGTTTCTAATGCTGTATATGCTTCGGATATACTCAAAGCAACTGGACTTGATGTGAAAGAAAGTGATGCAGGTTTTGTAACCAGCATAGATAATCTTGAAAGTGGAGCTGCTGACAATACATATAATATGTATAGTGGGTGGATGTATACCATAAATGATGAGCAACCTAATGATGTTCCGAGTAAGGTGAAAATAAAAGAAGGAGACAAAATTTTCTTCTATTATGTGAAAGACCATAACGATGAATTTCCTGGATGGAAGGATTTTGTTAATGTTCATGTAAGAGTAGAAAATCAAAATAATACAATATTAGAGAATACACAAGCTACTGTATTAAAGGGCAAATCTATTCTTGGAGCTATAAAAGAGGCATTAGATGAAAAAGAGATTACCTCTGATATGGATATGTCAGGAATAATCAATAAAATAAACGAAATTGACTTATCAGCAGAAGGATTCCTTTGGGGATATACAGTGAATGATGATTTGAACAAAAGTAAAATTTTAAATAAAGACTTTGATTCTGCTTGCTTAGATGTTGCTATTAATACAGGAGATGAGATTGTAGTGTATCCAACGGATATGGCTACAATTGGGTATGCTAAAATAGAAACAGATAAAACAGAGGTTTCAGAAGGACAATCATTTATAGCAACCGTATCTAAAGATGATCTGACAATGACAGGAACCTATCAGTTTGCACAAGGAGTAAAGGTTCATTTTGATGGAGAAGAATATATAACAAATGAAAATGGACAAGCTTTAATCACTCCAGAAAAAGCAGGAGAATATGAAATCTATGCAGATGGAGAAGGAATTGTAAAAACAGATAAGAAAAAGATTATTGTAAAAGAAGAAGTAAAAAACGAAGGATCAAAAATTAGGGTTAGAGTAGAAGGAATAAATGAACACTTAGATGAGGCTGTAGAGGTAAATGGGACTGCTCTAGATGCATTAAAAAAAGCAGAAGCAAATGTAATAACTGATCAGTATGGTATGGTTACCACTATACGAGGGGAAAGTGGTATTAAAGGAGTAGCAGAGAATACTAATACAGGATGGAAGTATTATGTTATAAGAGATGGAGAAATAGATGAACAAGCATTAAGTTCAGGAGCTGGAAGTTATAATGTAAAAGATGGAGATGAAGTTATATTTTATATAGGTGCATATGATGCAACAACGTGGGCAGATAAAACATATTTTCCTCAAATTAGTATAGAACCAATAAAACCAACAGCAGGACAAGCCGTAACGTTAAGAATCAGTTCGAAGAAATATGATTGGTCAGAGGGATTGGTGGATTTAGATAAAGATAAAATAAAAAAAATAGGAAACTATACAGTTGAAATAAATGGAAAGGCGTATACAAGTATATTTGGACAGGTAACCATACCAAATATACCAGAAGGTACAGTGGATTACATAATAACGAATAATAGTGATAATGAGTATCCAGATGTGGTAACATATAGAAACAGTATAGAAGTAAGTAAAGCTGTAGATGCACAAGTTAGAGTAAGAGTAGAAGGAATAAATAAACATTTAGATGAGACTGTAGAGGTAAATGGGACTGCTTTAGATGCAGTAAAAAAAGCAGCAGGAGAAAATGTAGTAGAAAATGGAGGGCTTATCACTTCTATTTTAGGAGAAAGCGGTAAATTAGGTATTGTTGAAAATATAAATACCGATTGGAAATACTATGTTATAAGAGATGGAGAAATAGATGAACAAGCATTAAGTTCAGGAGCTGGAAGTTATAATGTAAAAGATGGAGATGAAGTTATATTTTATATAGGTGCATATGATGCAATAACATGGGCAGATAAGACATATTTTCCTCAAATTAGCATAGAACCAGTAAAACCAACAGCAGGACAATCAATGACATTAAAGATCAATTCGAAGAAATATGATTGGTCAAAAGGATTGGTGGATTTAGATAAAGATGAAATAAAAGAAATAGGAGAATATACAGTAGAAGTAAATGGAAAGGCGTATACAAGTGTATCTGGCCAGGTAATAATACCTAATTTACCTGAAGGTGTAGTTAATTACATAGTTAAGAATAAAAATGATAATGATAATGGATATTTAGATGTAGTAACTTATAGAGGGATAATAGAAGAAAATAAACTTAATAAAAAAATCAAAATTCTATTAGATTTCAATATACTAGCAGTAGGAAACACTTTAAATATTACAGCACAAGTATTGGATCAAGATAACAAAGAATTAAAAGATGAAACTATAAAATGGTATACTAGTAATTCAGAAATAGCAACAATAGATCAAGATAAAGGAATTGTGAAAGGAATAAAAGAAGGAAAGGTTACCATTACTGCCAAACTTGCAAGTGATGAAAATATAACAGCATCAATAGATGTGATAGTAGCAGTACAAAAGAAAAATGAAGAAAAAATAAAAGAAGTGGTAAAAGGCTTAAAGGTACATTATGGAAAGAAAGATATATTTACTTTTCGGGAGGCAATAGGGTATAAAGCTACAAGTAATAATGTAGAAGATATAAAATTAATAGGAGATAAATTTAAAGTAAAAAGTGGAAGCCAGCCGACTGATTATGCTGGAAATATTATTGGATTACTTGCTGCAGATAAAAACCCAAGAAGTTTTGAAAATAATGATTATGTGAATGAACTTATTCATGCATTAAAACAAGAAATTTCTAAAGGTCAGTTAATATCTACTCAAGTTGCATGGGGAATAATAGGTCTGGATATGGCAAAAGAAAAAGATGAAGTAGAGAGTGCGGTAAAAAAATTAATGACTTTGCAAAATACTGATGGAAGCTTTGGAGATATAGATAGAACAGCTATGTGTATGATGGCTCTTGGAAATCATAAGGATATAGAAGGTGTTATTAATTCTATTGATAAAGCAAAAAAATATATTGAGAATAATAAAGAAAAAATATTGAATTCTTCTAATGAATGTACTATTTCAGCAGTAATACAAGGGTTAATTGCAGTAGGTGAAAATCCATTAGCAAGTAAATGGACTGTTGATGGAAAAACAATGCTATCTTCATTATTAAAGTTAAAAAATGGAGATACTTTCGGAAATGATTTAGCTACAGAACAGTGCTTTACAGCTTTAGCTGACTTATATAAGAAAGAGTCCATGTATACAGATGCTAAGATAAGCAATGAAGGATATGATAAATTATTTATACCTGTAAAAAATGACAATACAGGTAGAGGTGATATACAAGAAGGGGATAAAGCGTATATTTCTATAATTGGATACCAAAATAAAAGCATTATATCTAAGAGCGCGATAGATTTAGAAAAAGGAGATAACGCTTTAGCAGTTGCAAAAAGAATACTTAAAAATAACAATATACCTTTTGATGCTACGAGTAGCTATTTTAAGATGATTGAGAATGAAGATAATAGAGAGAAAGCTCATAAGAAAGCTTTAAGTGGATGGCTTTATCGCATCAATGGGAACTATAAAAAATATGAAAATACAGCATCTTCAGATGCAGATGTAAGCAATGGAGATTACATTGAATGGAGATACTCACTAGATGCTGGATACGATATTGGATGGGAAACAGACCCTAATAAATATGGAGGATTAGGGGATGCAAAAACAGCTATAGAGAAAGCTATTGAAGATGTAAAGAATATTTTAAATGATCAAAATGCAAGTGAGAGTGAAATTTCAAAAGCAGTAAAAGATGTGACAAGTAAAATAACAGAAAAAGCAGATACCATAACTTCTCAAGCAGAAGCTAAGGAATTTATTAACGATTTAAAAGAAAATGCTTCTATGATGGATAAAGCTGCAGAATGTATAAAAACAGATCAAGGAGCAAAGGACTTAGCAAATGAAAGTGTCAGTGTTATAAATTCTTTATTAAAAGCTTCTGAAAAACTGAATGAAGATAATGAACGAAAAAATGTAGCGAAAGTTACAGCAGAAAATATGAAAACTACATTAAAAGTAATGAATAAGGTAAAAGATATAGATGATGTTCGTAAGATTGCAAAGAATATGATAGAAGTAGCTGGAAAAATAATGGATAAAATAGGAAAAAATAACAGTAACGCCATAAAAGAAAAAATTGTAGAAATCGCAAAAACATCAGTAGATTTAGCAGGAGCACATAAAGTAGAAAAAAAAGCATTAAAAACAGAAGGACAAAAAGTAGTAGCAAAAGTAGATGCTAATAAAATAGAAAATCTAGCAAAAGAAACAACAAAAACAATTGAAGAGATGAATGAAAAACTAAAGAAAAATATAGAAGAAACAAAAATATTTGAAAAAAAACTAGCAATAGAAATATCTGATGTACACAAAGAAGAAATAGAAGCAAACCTTCCATCAAATCTAGTTGAAGTGATAAAAGAAAATAACATAGAAAAAGTAGCCATTAAAACAGAAATAGCATCTTTTGATATAACACCAAATACTTTTGGAGAAAAAGCAGAGAATAGAGAAATTAGTCTTAGTGCAAAAAAGATAGATAGAAATGATCTACCTGCACTTACAAGACACAAAATACCAGAAGATAGTTTAATCGTTGATTTAAATGCAAAACTTGGACAAGAAAAAGTATCTAATTTTGAAGAACCAATAACAATCACTATTCCATATGAAGGAAAAGTAGAAGAAGGAAAAGAAATAAAGGTATTCTACCTTAAAGATGATGGAAGAATTGAATCTATAGGGGGAGAATATGACTCAGCTACGAAGGCAATAACCTTTGCAATTACTCACTTTAGTAAATACTTTGCAAAGAAAGTAGATAAAGAAATGACGAAAACTTTTACAGACCTTAAAAATTATGATTGGGCAAAAGAAGCTATAGAGGCTATGGCTAGTAAAGGTTTTATCAGTGGCAGAAAGAGCGGTATATTCGACCCATCTGCAAATATTACAAGAGCAGAATTTGCTACATTAATTGCAAAGATGTTAGAATATAAAGGAAAAGATGAAATACCATTTAGAGATGTTGATAAAGAAAAGTGGTATTATGATGCTGTGTCAATAGCTTATAAAAATGGACTAATCAATGGAAGAACAGACACCGTATTTGATCCAGAAGGAAATATTACAAGACAAGAAATGGCTGTAATTATTTCAAAGGTTCTAGAGAAAAAAGATTATGAAAAAGCAAATATTAAAAGCTTAAATAAATTCAAAGATAAAGATGATATTTCACCATGGGCAAGAGACGGTGTGAGTCTTTGTGTAAAAGCAGAAATCATTAATGGTATGGGAGAGAATAATTTTACTCCAACCCAAAATGCAAATCGTGCACAGGCTGCTGTGATGATTTATAAACTTTATGATTTAGTACAGGAATAA
- a CDS encoding transcriptional regulator: MFFYFRNKNKIVKELRKNMSLTVKELAFQLKCESIDLLKVDHLKLKEVPKELREKLIPIFRGDHYDNIPW; this comes from the coding sequence ATGTTCTTCTATTTCAGAAATAAAAACAAAATCGTTAAGGAACTAAGAAAAAATATGTCTTTGACGGTAAAAGAATTAGCCTTTCAATTAAAATGTGAATCCATAGATCTTTTAAAAGTAGATCATTTAAAGTTAAAAGAAGTCCCTAAAGAGTTAAGAGAAAAATTAATTCCTATATTTAGAGGAGATCATTATGATAATATTCCTTGGTAG
- a CDS encoding uracil-DNA glycosylase, with protein sequence MNKERIFCRKCKYFYVTWDVKFPNGCKLFGIKAKSVPSILVYQSTGEKCTHFIEKNKRINS encoded by the coding sequence ATGAATAAAGAAAGAATATTTTGCAGAAAATGCAAATACTTTTATGTAACATGGGATGTGAAATTTCCAAATGGATGTAAACTTTTTGGGATTAAGGCAAAATCTGTACCTTCTATACTTGTTTATCAGTCAACTGGAGAAAAGTGTACCCATTTTATAGAAAAAAATAAAAGAATAAATAGTTAA
- a CDS encoding aldehyde dehydrogenase family protein, translated as MAKAYIDSMIERSRIAQKQFESFTQEQVDAIVREIGKVVYDNAEELAKMAVEETGMGVYEHKVAKNKGKSKTIWNSLKDKKSVGIINRDQETGIVEVAKPMGVVGAVTPTTNPIVTPMCNAMFAVKGRNSIVVAPHPRAKKCSTETVKRINEALKKHNAPENLIQIIEEPSIEKTNLLMNAVDVVVATGGMGMVRAAYSSGKPAFGVGAGNVQVVVDRDVDFDDAAKKIIAGRTFDNGIICSGEQTVIAHEDDYDAVMKAFEDNGAYYISDKETKEKFRNILFVDGHISRDVVGQTPQKLGEMAGVEIPADIKVILIEADGIGAEDVLCKEKMCPVMSTFRYKTFEEGVKIAQTNLYLEGAGHSAAIHSNNNAHIDYAGENLTVSRLVVNQPSSTTAGGSFFNGFAPTTTLGCGSWGNNSISENFTYKHMMNISRIGHYMADRVVPTDEELWA; from the coding sequence ATGGCTAAAGCGTATATTGATTCTATGATTGAAAGATCAAGAATTGCACAAAAACAATTTGAAAGTTTTACTCAAGAACAAGTAGATGCGATCGTAAGAGAAATCGGTAAGGTAGTATATGACAACGCAGAAGAATTAGCAAAAATGGCAGTAGAAGAAACTGGAATGGGTGTTTACGAGCACAAAGTAGCAAAGAATAAAGGAAAATCAAAAACAATTTGGAATAGCTTAAAAGATAAAAAATCTGTTGGAATCATCAATAGAGATCAAGAGACAGGAATCGTTGAAGTTGCAAAACCAATGGGAGTAGTTGGAGCAGTTACACCTACTACAAACCCAATCGTTACACCAATGTGTAATGCGATGTTTGCTGTAAAGGGAAGAAACTCTATTGTAGTAGCACCTCATCCAAGAGCAAAAAAATGTAGTACAGAAACTGTAAAGAGAATCAACGAAGCCCTTAAAAAGCATAATGCTCCAGAAAACCTTATTCAAATTATAGAAGAACCATCAATTGAAAAAACAAACCTATTAATGAATGCTGTTGACGTAGTTGTAGCAACAGGTGGTATGGGTATGGTAAGAGCTGCATATAGCAGTGGAAAACCTGCCTTTGGTGTTGGTGCAGGTAACGTACAGGTTGTTGTAGATAGAGATGTAGACTTTGATGATGCTGCGAAAAAAATCATTGCAGGAAGAACTTTTGACAATGGAATCATTTGTTCTGGAGAGCAAACAGTTATTGCTCATGAAGATGATTATGATGCAGTTATGAAAGCTTTCGAAGATAATGGAGCTTACTATATAAGTGATAAAGAAACGAAAGAAAAATTCAGAAATATTCTTTTCGTAGATGGTCACATCAGTAGAGATGTAGTAGGACAAACACCACAAAAGCTTGGTGAAATGGCAGGAGTAGAAATTCCAGCTGATATAAAAGTAATCCTTATCGAAGCGGATGGTATTGGTGCAGAAGATGTGCTTTGCAAAGAAAAAATGTGTCCAGTAATGTCTACATTCAGATACAAAACTTTCGAAGAAGGCGTGAAAATTGCACAAACGAACCTATACCTTGAAGGTGCAGGACATAGTGCTGCTATTCACTCAAACAACAATGCTCATATTGACTATGCAGGAGAAAATTTAACAGTAAGTAGATTAGTTGTAAATCAACCATCTTCAACTACTGCAGGTGGAAGTTTCTTCAACGGATTTGCTCCTACAACTACACTAGGATGTGGATCATGGGGAAATAACAGTATTTCAGAAAACTTTACTTACAAACATATGATGAACATTTCAAGAATCGGTCATTATATGGCAGATAGAGTAGTTCCTACAGATGAGGAATTATGGGCATAG
- a CDS encoding LysR family transcriptional regulator, with translation MNINFELYKVFYYVAKYLSFSKAAHKLYISQSAVSQSIKLLEEKLNTKLFIRHTKQVKLTSEGKLLFKHIEQAFNFIKSGERSIGEIHSLEKGEVKIGASDTICKYYLLPYFKKFHEMYPEIKIHVTNRPSPVCAELFKKGSVDISVINLPFQKTYKDLSYTEIKKAQDVFIVGEKFKFLQEKKLPLKELENYPFLSLQKNSTTRDFFEDFMKKHHVNISPEFELGSIDLLIELTKIGLGVSFVMMDTIKEALDKKEIFILNIKEKTPKRSIGVLTHKKIPLSIAAQKFINLLQC, from the coding sequence ATGAATATTAATTTTGAACTATACAAAGTGTTTTATTATGTAGCAAAATATTTAAGTTTTTCTAAAGCTGCCCATAAGCTTTATATTTCTCAATCAGCCGTCAGCCAATCCATTAAATTATTAGAAGAAAAACTAAACACCAAGCTCTTTATCAGACATACCAAGCAAGTAAAATTAACATCTGAAGGTAAACTTTTATTTAAACATATTGAACAAGCATTCAATTTTATCAAATCTGGAGAAAGAAGTATTGGAGAAATCCATTCCCTCGAAAAGGGCGAAGTCAAAATTGGTGCAAGTGATACCATCTGTAAATATTATCTCCTTCCCTATTTCAAAAAATTTCATGAAATGTATCCAGAAATAAAAATCCATGTGACCAATCGTCCTTCTCCAGTCTGTGCAGAGCTTTTCAAAAAGGGAAGTGTAGATATAAGTGTGATTAACCTCCCCTTTCAAAAAACTTATAAGGATTTATCCTATACAGAAATAAAAAAAGCACAGGATGTTTTTATTGTTGGAGAAAAATTTAAGTTTTTACAAGAAAAAAAACTTCCTTTAAAAGAGCTAGAAAATTATCCTTTTTTAAGCCTCCAAAAAAATTCAACTACTCGAGACTTTTTTGAAGATTTTATGAAAAAACACCATGTAAATATTAGTCCAGAATTCGAATTAGGAAGTATTGATTTATTAATAGAACTTACAAAAATTGGATTAGGTGTTTCCTTTGTCATGATGGACACCATAAAAGAAGCATTAGATAAAAAAGAAATATTTATTCTCAATATAAAAGAAAAAACCCCAAAGAGAAGTATCGGGGTTCTTACACATAAAAAAATTCCTTTATCTATTGCTGCACAAAAATTTATAAATTTGTTACAATGTTAA